From Verrucomicrobiota bacterium:
CTCCGGAGTCGAGCGTTGAAGCGGCCTAAAGGCCACGGTCCGAGGAGACGGTTCATGGGAAGCTTTCTTAGCCTCAGGGCCATGCCCAGGCCCTTGAACCGAAAGCCGTGCGGACCGCAGCCTTCAGGCTGCTTCCGTGCACTCTCCGGAGTCGAGCGCTGATGCGGCCTAAAGGCCACGGTCCGGAGGATCGGTTCAGGGGAAGAATTGGCGGACAAAAACTCCGCGATCGCTTGCCCCATTTAACCCATCTAACCCATTTACGGATTTAACTTTGTAACGCTGTCACGAATGCTTTTCCGTCGCGGCATATTTCTCGTGCTTGAATGGAGAGCGGCTCTTATGTTCCCCCGGCGATGAAAGTGACCTATTATTTGGAAGTCATCTCCTCCTGGTGCTATTGGGCGGAGCCGGCGTGGGCGGAACTCAAACAGCGCTACGCTGGCAAGGCGGAGTTCGACTGGCAAATTGCCCTCATGGACCCTTCCGGATTGCCCACGTCGAAGAATCAATGCGAGTGGTTCTATCGCCGCAGCGGGACCCTCGTGCGATCGCCGTTCATGCTGAACTCCGGCTGGTACGAACCCGAATTCAAAGAGTACCTCGCGCCCAATCTCGTCGCCGAAGCGGCCAAGGACTTTGGGGTCACCGATGACCGCGTCCGCCTGGCCATTGCGCACGCCGGTTTGCGCGAAGGCCGCAAGGTCGGGCGCTGGGAGGAATCCGCTTCCATTGCGGCGAACGCGGCCGGCCTGGATGCGAAGGCCTTGCTGCAACGCGCTCGCTCGCCCGAGATCGAAGCCCGGTCGCGCGCCTCGACGCAGGAGTTTTACGCGCTCAAAGTGACGCAGCGGCCCACGTTCGTCCTGGAAAGCAATATCGGCGACCGCGCAGTCTTCTCCGGCTTGGCGGTGGCGGCCCCGCTCATCGCCACCCTCGACGCGATGCTGAACGACGCCGCGGGATACGCGACGCACGCCGCACACTTCGGCCCGCCGCCGAGCGCGTGAATTTCAAGCCGGCGGATCAGGCAGGAGCCAGTATTTCCTTCAAAGCTCTCAAGCATCGATCGTTTTCCGCGGGCGTGCCGATTGAGATGCGAATCCATTCTGGCAAACCGTATCCGGCCATCGGCCGGGTGATGATTCCGCGCTTCTGCAGCTCCCCGAAAATTCGCGGACCGTCCCCGACGCGCACCAGAATGAAATTGGCCGCCGAAGGAACAAACGGGAGCTTCAGATCCTGGAATGCCTTCTCGAAGAAGCGAAGGCCAGCCGCGTTGTTCGCGCGAGTGTTGGCCAGATGCCCGGTGTCGTCCAGAGCGGCCAAAGCGCCGGCCTGGACCAGCGAATTGATGTTGAACGGTTGGCGGACTTTCTCAAGCGCCGCGATCAGGTCTGGATGCCCAAGGCCGTAGCCCAGGCGCAAGCCGGCCAGCCCATAGACTTTGGAAAACGTCCGCATCAGCAACAGATTTGGCTTCGCTCCGTCCCGCATCAGGGGCAGCAGATCCAGCGGTTCATCGAGGAATTCGATGTAAGCTTCGTCCAGCACCAGCAGGCAATGGTCCGGAACTCCGTTTACCAGACGCATCACCTCTTCGCGCGGCGCCAGCGTGCCGGTGGGGTTGTTCGGATTCGCCACGAAGACGACTCGCGTTTGAGCGTTGATTGCCGCGTGCATCGCGGGCAGATCGTGTCCGTAGTTCTTCGCCGGCACCGTCACCAGGTTCGCGCCAAACATCCGGGCGATAATGGGGTAAATGGCAAAACAGTATTGCGAGACGATGACCTCCGCGCCCGGCGCCATGAGGGCATGGCCGACGAACTCGATGATTTCGTTGGAGCCGTTGCCGAGAATGAGGTGGCGCGGCTGGAGGCGCAGCTTCTCGGCGAGCTTCTGCTTGAGATAGAAGGCGTTGCCGTCGGGATAAAGGTGGAGCTGGTTCAACGCCTGTCGCATCGCTTCCAGTGCGGCTGGAGAAGGCCCGAGGGGGTTTTCGTTCGAAGCCATCTTGATGATGTCGCCGGCGGGCAACCCCAGTTCGCGGGCAACTTCTTCAATCGGGCGTCCCGGCTGATAGACCGGCAGGTTTTTCAAGGCGGGATTAACTGGCAAACGATTCGGCATACTCACATTCATTCTTCGCAAAGCGATGGGTGCCTTAGAGGCAGCGGCCGAGAGCCTCTTTAATACAGGTGGGGAAGTCAACGGCGCGGTGCCGCGGCTCAGCAGTTCTCATTTTAGCCTGCACGGAGTCCCGGCTTTAGCCGGCCGGCGCACAAAACCGGCTAAAGCCGGAACTACATGCGGGCTGTGCGCTCCCGTCTGTCGCCAAACTGAGAATTACTGGCCGCGGCGAGACGGTGGGGCGAGGCTCCGGCCAAGCCATTCGTCGAGAGCGATCAGCTCGTCAGGATGCACACCTCGATTTGCCTGAGCGAACCTAACGAACGCAACGCGGTGGCATTGACAGCTCTTTTCGCGCCCGCCACGATGCGCCGCAGCGTGAAGACCGAGTTGTCCTCCGCCGATCCGCGGGACGCCGAACGGATAATCCGGCAATTCCTGGAAGCGGCGCCCGACGCGATCATTGTGGTCAAGCAGGACGGCACGATCGCGTTGGTGAACTCGCAGACAGAGCGCCTGTTTGGCTACGCGCGGGAGGAATTGCTGGGACAAGCCATCGAGTTGCTTTTGCCCCACCGCTTTCGCGAGCAGCACCGCGCCCATCGCATGGTTTTCGCCCAGGCTCCCCGGGTGCGGCCTATGGGCGTTGACCTGGATCTTTACGGCCGGCGCAAGGACGGGAGCGAATTCCCGGTCGAAGTCAGCTTGAACCCGTTTGAGTTTGAGGAGGGCACTTGGGTGATCAGCGCGATTCGCGATCTCACCGAGCGCAGACGAATCGAAGCGAAAGCCCGCGAATCCGCGGCGCGCTACGAGGCGCTGGTCGAGTCCCTGGACGGCGTCGTCTGGGAAGTGGAATTGCCAGCCCTGCGTTTCACGTTCGTGAGCCGGCAAGCCGAACGCATGCTGGGATACCCGGTTCGATGTTGGCTCGAAGAGCCGAACTTTTGGGCGGATCACGTTCACCCGGATGACCGGGACCAAGCCGTGAGTTATTGTTTGACCCGTACCACCGCGAAGGAGAATCACGACTTCAAATACCGCATGCTCGCGGTGGACGGGCGCGTGGTTTGGGTTCACGACCTCGTCACCGTGCTGGTAGAAGACGGCCGGCCTTCCAAACTCCGCGGCCTGATGGTGGACATCACCAAACACCAACGCGCGGAAGCGGCCTTGCGGGAAAGCGAGCAGCGATTCCGAACGCTGGTGGAACAAGCGGCCGACGCCTTCTTCTTGCACGACACCGACGGCCGGATTCTGGATGTCAACCGCCGCGCTTGCGAAAGTCTCGGTTATGGCCGGGATGAGTTGCTGCACCTGGGGGTTTTCGATGTGACGCAGGATTACAGCTTGGATCGAGCGAAGGAGGCTTGGGGCCAGGTTCAACCTGGGCAGTTCGGTACGATCAGCGGACACCACAGGCGCAAAGATGGGACGACCTTCCCCGTCGAAGTGCGCTGGGGTTGTCTTGAGGTCGAGGGGCAACGCTTGTTTCTGGACTTGGCGCGCGACGTGACGGAGCGGCAGAACTCCGAGGCCATCCGGGAAGCGATGCTGAACTTGGGCTCTAAACTCAGCGCGGCTTTGACGCCCAGCGAGGCGGCCCGAATTATCTTTGCCGCAGCCGATCAACTTTGGGATTGGGACGCGGGCACCCTGGATCTTTATTCGCCCGCCGAAGATCGGGTCTGGGCCGTGATGTATCTGGACACCATCGACGGCGCCCGCGAGGAGGTGCCGTCGGATCAAGTTCTGCTGGAACCGACGCCTCGCATGCGGCGCATCATGAGAGAGGGGGCGGAGTTGATCTTGCGCACCCCGCCGCTCGTTCAAGACTCCGATGCGATGATGTTTGGAGACACCTCCCGGTTGTCCGCCTCCATCCTGTGCGCCCCCATTCGCTGGCAGGGCAAGTCGCTGGGGGTCCTCTCCATCCAGAGCTACACGCTGCATGCCTTTACCGAGTCTGACTTGAAGAGCTTGCAGGCTCTGGCCGATCACTGCGGCGGCACGATCGAACGCATTCGGACGACCGAGGCCTTGCGTGCGAGTGAAGCCCGCTTTCGCGCCGTCATCGAGACCGAGCCGGAATGCGTCAAGATCGTCACCGCGGACGGAGTGTTGGCCCAAATGAATACCGCCGGCCTGGCCATGCTCGAAGTGGATTCGCTGGAGCAGGCCAGAAGCTGTTCCTTGGTCGAGTGGGTCGCCCCGGAACATCGCGCGGATTTCCGATGCTTGCATGAACACGTGATGCGCGGGGAATCGGGAACCTTGGAATTCGAAGTGATAGGCGCGAAGGGCACTCGCCGCTGGCTGGAAACGCGCGCCGCGCCTTTGCGAGACGAGCGAGGGCAGGAGGACGAATCTGATTTGCGCAATCTCGCGCGCCTGGTCTTGGAACGATTCGGCTACACGGTGCTGGAGGCCCGGGATGGACCGAGCGCACTGCAGATTTGGCGGCGGAGCAAAGCCAGTATTCGCCTCCTGCTTACGGACATGATCATGCCCGAGGGGATGACGGGACGCGCCCTGGCTGAAAAACTGCGTGCCGAACGGCCGGATCTCCCGGTGATTTACTCCAGCAGTTACAGCGCCGAAATCTTCGGCCACGGCATGACTCTGCAAGCAGGCGCCAAATTCCTCCAGAAACCGTATCATCCTTTGGAACTGGCGCGTGCGGTCCGCCAGGGCCTGGACGCACTGAATTAAATTCAACCGCAGCGGGGCCTGGACGCGAAGGAACGGCGATCCTAGCGCTGCTCACAAGGCCGCGGAGAGCTGCAAACATTCAATCCCGCGCTGCTTTGCCAATGGCTCTGACGGCCATCACAGAGCTTCCACAATGCGGTTGACGTCCACGTGCTTCGCGATGAGGTCGCGGATCAGCGAGATCTTTTCCGTTTCGTTCGGGCGCGTCTTCACAATCAAATCGTGCACCTTGGACGCGACATCATAGCTGTCGTCCGAAACCACGAGAACCGGGAACGGCATCTTTTCGATGATGCGCCGCGCGCTCGAACTGGGGCGAAGGCTGCCGGTCAGGATAACGCCGGCCAATCCGTCATTGCCGCTCAACAAAGTGGAGGCCGCGGCCAGGATGATGTCCTCGCGGTCGCCGGAAGCAATCACGAGCACGCCGGGGAGGAAAAGGCTTGAAGCATTCTGAACCTCCATCGCTCCGACAATCACGTCCTCGACACGGTTGTAAAGCTGGTCTGGACTGTTCAACAGCTCCGCCCGGAGTTCCTCCTGGACAAACTCCATGGTGGGCCGCGTCAGCATGGCCTGGTGCGGGATCACGCCGAGCAATTCCAGACTCCTGCGCTTGAGCCCGCGCCGCGCAAAATCGGCGATGTAATCGATCTTCTCCGGCGTCACTTTGTTCAGGATCACGCCGATGATCTCGACGCCTTCCTTCTCGAAGAGCGCCTGGTTGAGCGACACCTCATCAATGGGCCTGCCAATTCCGCCTTGAGTGACGATGATGACTTTGGAGTGCAGAATCTTGGCGACCCGCGCGTTCGACAGGTCGAAAACCGAGCCCACGCCGGCATGCCCCGAACCTTCGCAGAGCACGAAATCCTTCTCCCAG
This genomic window contains:
- a CDS encoding DsbA family protein yields the protein MKVTYYLEVISSWCYWAEPAWAELKQRYAGKAEFDWQIALMDPSGLPTSKNQCEWFYRRSGTLVRSPFMLNSGWYEPEFKEYLAPNLVAEAAKDFGVTDDRVRLAIAHAGLREGRKVGRWEESASIAANAAGLDAKALLQRARSPEIEARSRASTQEFYALKVTQRPTFVLESNIGDRAVFSGLAVAAPLIATLDAMLNDAAGYATHAAHFGPPPSA
- a CDS encoding histidinol-phosphate transaminase, whose protein sequence is MPNRLPVNPALKNLPVYQPGRPIEEVARELGLPAGDIIKMASNENPLGPSPAALEAMRQALNQLHLYPDGNAFYLKQKLAEKLRLQPRHLILGNGSNEIIEFVGHALMAPGAEVIVSQYCFAIYPIIARMFGANLVTVPAKNYGHDLPAMHAAINAQTRVVFVANPNNPTGTLAPREEVMRLVNGVPDHCLLVLDEAYIEFLDEPLDLLPLMRDGAKPNLLLMRTFSKVYGLAGLRLGYGLGHPDLIAALEKVRQPFNINSLVQAGALAALDDTGHLANTRANNAAGLRFFEKAFQDLKLPFVPSAANFILVRVGDGPRIFGELQKRGIITRPMAGYGLPEWIRISIGTPAENDRCLRALKEILAPA
- a CDS encoding PAS domain S-box protein, which translates into the protein MALTALFAPATMRRSVKTELSSADPRDAERIIRQFLEAAPDAIIVVKQDGTIALVNSQTERLFGYAREELLGQAIELLLPHRFREQHRAHRMVFAQAPRVRPMGVDLDLYGRRKDGSEFPVEVSLNPFEFEEGTWVISAIRDLTERRRIEAKARESAARYEALVESLDGVVWEVELPALRFTFVSRQAERMLGYPVRCWLEEPNFWADHVHPDDRDQAVSYCLTRTTAKENHDFKYRMLAVDGRVVWVHDLVTVLVEDGRPSKLRGLMVDITKHQRAEAALRESEQRFRTLVEQAADAFFLHDTDGRILDVNRRACESLGYGRDELLHLGVFDVTQDYSLDRAKEAWGQVQPGQFGTISGHHRRKDGTTFPVEVRWGCLEVEGQRLFLDLARDVTERQNSEAIREAMLNLGSKLSAALTPSEAARIIFAAADQLWDWDAGTLDLYSPAEDRVWAVMYLDTIDGAREEVPSDQVLLEPTPRMRRIMREGAELILRTPPLVQDSDAMMFGDTSRLSASILCAPIRWQGKSLGVLSIQSYTLHAFTESDLKSLQALADHCGGTIERIRTTEALRASEARFRAVIETEPECVKIVTADGVLAQMNTAGLAMLEVDSLEQARSCSLVEWVAPEHRADFRCLHEHVMRGESGTLEFEVIGAKGTRRWLETRAAPLRDERGQEDESDLRNLARLVLERFGYTVLEARDGPSALQIWRRSKASIRLLLTDMIMPEGMTGRALAEKLRAERPDLPVIYSSSYSAEIFGHGMTLQAGAKFLQKPYHPLELARAVRQGLDALN